Sequence from the Chloroflexota bacterium genome:
AGCGCACGGTTCACATCCGTGAGGTCGTAGGTTCGAGCCCTATCTCGCCCACCTTCGGTCGCGAGGCACGCCCCTTCGCGACTTTTTTATACCCCCTTGCGGGAGGTGCGCCATCGGACACACACTCCAGGCCAGCCTTTGGGTCGCGGGCTCCGTCCTGATCTACCTGGCCGCCTCGCTTGTCCTGGACACCGCCGAGACCAGCCCTGACGAGCCTTCGCACGCCTACCTGCTGCGAGCGCGGCGGCTGGGGTTGGATCGGCTGGCGGCGCTGGCGTACTACGTGGGCCTGCCCTACGGAGCAATGCTGGCGGGCGCAGCCGATTTCCCCATGCACCTCGGGCTGGCGGGCCTGGACTGGCCCGCATCGCTGGCCAGGGGCGCGGCGCTTGGGCTGATGCTGTTCGCGGGCTCGTGGGTCGTCGCCTGGTACGTTCGGCGCTGGCGCCCTCATGCGCCGACTAATCTCCGCGATCCGTCCCACCACGGCGATGCCTGGTTTCTGGCCCTGTGCCAGCAAGCACATTGGGCCTTCTATCGGCTGCCCGGCATTCTGATCACGGGCGACTTCCTGCTCGGCACCTTCGTGGGCGCGACGCTGGCCCTGTTGGAGCGCTTGGGCGATCCGCGCTGGCGACGCCGGGCTACGGGCGCGGACACAGCGCTGGGCGCGTGGCTGGATGTGGCGCTCCTAGTCGGGATGTCGGCCTCGTTCTACTTCGTGCGCAATTTCTTCGTTCTGTGGGGCGTCCACACGCTGCTCATCTGGGCCATTCGGAAGATGCTCCGCTGACCGCCTGGGCCTGCGAGGGAACAAGAAAAGGGAGCGACGGGACTCGCTCCCTTGCGTTGCGTAGTGGGAACTGCAGGGGGCCTACGCCAGGAGCAGGCTCAGGCCCACGAGCACGACCAGCATAACCACTGCGATGACGCCCAGGCGCCGCAAATCCTTCAGCACGTAGTGATACTCCTGCTTGAAATCCACGGCCTGTCCGCGCTTGTAGGTGGTGGCGGCGGGGGCTTCCTGCTGGGCTGGCCTCGCCACGGCCGCCGGTTTCACCGGCCGCTCAAAGGATGCCTGTGGGACGCGCCGCTTCTGCGTCCGGCCCTTCTGCTGGGTTTTCTTCACCTTTTTCGCCATGACATGTCCTCCGAAAGAATTATTGCACCAGCGCCGCAATCACAACGATGCGGTGCGTGTCTATCCGGTACGGGTAGCAGGTGATGAGCGTCAGGATCGGGTCGGGCGTCGGATCCATCACCTCTACCTGCGTCGGCTCAATGATGCGCTTCGCCACCACCTTGTAGCGGTACGGCTGCGAACCCGCGTACACGATGATCTCATCTTCCAGTTCCAGTTTGTGTAGGTCGCGGAAGATCTCGCCGTAGATGTCGTCGTGGGCCGAGATGACGCAGTTGCCGCGTTCGCCCGGGTTGGCCGAGCCGATATGGTGGCCCGCGCCCTTCTTCAGTTGCTCCCACCCATCGCCTTCTACCACGCGCGCGTCCACGTTGATGGCCGGGATCACGATGCGCGTCGGCTGTTCGGGGCCGGGCGTGGGGATGGGCACCTGCACTTCGGGCGACACCAGGTGCTGATACTGCGCGGGCACCGGCTCGCGCCCCGGCACCGGCGGCTCGTGCCCGCCAGGGAGCACCCGAACCTCTATGAGTGCAGTGGACGTGGGCGTGGGCCGATTGGAGCCGCTGGCCTCCACGACCTCGCGGTTCAACTCCTGCAGGTTGAGGAGCGAACCCGCCAGGATGACCACCAGGCCGACCAGCGCTAGCACTTCAAGCGCCAAGAGCAACTGCTCGCGCAGACGCTTCATGTCCAGGCGGCGGCCCGACGGTTCGGGTTTGGGCTGCTCCGCGGGGGCTGGCTGCGGCGTTGTCACGGCGTAACCCTCGGCGCGCGGGGGCGGCGCGGGCGGCGGCTGGACGGCGGGCGCCACCGGCTCGGCAGGTTGCACCACGCGCCCCTCCGAGGCCAGGCGACGCAATCGTTGCGCGCGCTCTTCCCGCTTCTTGAGGAGCAGCAGGCGCTCCAGTTCCTCTACGCTCAGTTCGTCAACAGACCGTTTTCTACGAAACACGATCAGGCAATCCGTTCCACTCTCACATTGCGCTTGGCCAGTTCGGCGAAGAACGGTTCAGGCTCCAGGCAGCCTTCCGGCGCGAACACGCCCGCGGGCAACGTGCGCTGCGCCAACATCACCGCGCCGATGGCCGCCGGTATGCCCGTGAGCCGCCCCATCTTGTCCACCGTCGTATAGGTGTAGCGCCGCTCCTGGCCGTCCTTGCGCCCGATGACGTCCACGCGCGCGCCCGAGAAGGGCACGCCGCCCGCGCGGAAGATGCCCTCAATGGCGTGGATGACCTTCGCCACGCGGTCAATCTTCCGGGGCGTGTTGATGAGCCGCAGCGCGTTGAACACGTCCACCAACTTGTTGTTCCAGTCCGGGGTCAGTGCCCCCTTCAGCGTAACCGTCTTCGCGCGGATGTAGCGCGGGATGGTGAGCGGTTCCGGGTGGCCGCAATGGAACACGCGGATGCGGCCCAGCGGCGCGGGGAACTCCACCACTTCCGCGCCGGACGACGCCGGGATGTTCTTCCAGTCGCCATCCATGTACGTGGGCACCTCGCCCGTAACCGCGTAGAAGACGTGCTTGATCACGGCCAGGCCCTGGGAGTCGGCGGCCCCGCCTGCCCAGGCGACGTGGATGGCGTCCACCTCGTCCAGTCGGGACGCTCCGTCGCGGGCCATCAGGTTCGTGATGCCGGGCGTCCACCCCAGGCCCGTGATGGCGGTAACTCCCGCCTTGCGCGCCTCGGCGTCCAGGCCGAGCACCTCGGGGATGGGGCCGTAGTCGTCGCAGATGTCCACGTAGTTCACGCCGGCCTTGACGGCGGCGCGCGTCATTGGCGCGGCGAACTTGTAGAACGGGCCGATGCACCCCACCGCCGCGTCGGCGCCCCGCATCACCTCCACCAGCGAA
This genomic interval carries:
- a CDS encoding class D sortase, which produces MFRRKRSVDELSVEELERLLLLKKREERAQRLRRLASEGRVVQPAEPVAPAVQPPPAPPPRAEGYAVTTPQPAPAEQPKPEPSGRRLDMKRLREQLLLALEVLALVGLVVILAGSLLNLQELNREVVEASGSNRPTPTSTALIEVRVLPGGHEPPVPGREPVPAQYQHLVSPEVQVPIPTPGPEQPTRIVIPAINVDARVVEGDGWEQLKKGAGHHIGSANPGERGNCVISAHDDIYGEIFRDLHKLELEDEIIVYAGSQPYRYKVVAKRIIEPTQVEVMDPTPDPILTLITCYPYRIDTHRIVVIAALVQ
- a CDS encoding saccharopine dehydrogenase NADP-binding domain-containing protein; the encoded protein is MKIVVLGGCGDMGSFVVRDIMAHSDAEVVIADYRLDAAKKLAAELGPRASARFVDATKGDSLVEVMRGADAAVGCIGPFYKFAAPMTRAAVKAGVNYVDICDDYGPIPEVLGLDAEARKAGVTAITGLGWTPGITNLMARDGASRLDEVDAIHVAWAGGAADSQGLAVIKHVFYAVTGEVPTYMDGDWKNIPASSGAEVVEFPAPLGRIRVFHCGHPEPLTIPRYIRAKTVTLKGALTPDWNNKLVDVFNALRLINTPRKIDRVAKVIHAIEGIFRAGGVPFSGARVDVIGRKDGQERRYTYTTVDKMGRLTGIPAAIGAVMLAQRTLPAGVFAPEGCLEPEPFFAELAKRNVRVERIA